In Escherichia ruysiae, a genomic segment contains:
- the ubiJ gene encoding ubiquinone biosynthesis protein UbiJ encodes MPFKPLVTAGIESLLNTFLYRSPALKTARSRLLGKVLRVEVKGFSTSLILVFSERQVDVLGEWAGDADCTVIAYASVLPKLRDRQQLAALIRSGELEVQGDIQVVQNFVALADLAEFDPAELLAPYTGDIAAEGISKALRGGAKFLHHGIKRQQRYVAEAITEEWRMAPGPLEVAWFAEETSAVERAVDALTKRLEKLEAV; translated from the coding sequence ATGCCTTTTAAACCTTTAGTGACGGCAGGAATTGAAAGTCTGCTCAACACCTTCCTGTATCGCTCACCCGCGCTGAAAACGGCCCGCTCGCGTCTGTTGGGCAAAGTGCTGCGCGTGGAGGTAAAAGGCTTTTCGACGTCATTGATTCTGGTGTTCAGCGAACGCCAGGTTGATGTACTGGGCGAATGGGCAGGCGATGCTGACTGCACCGTTATCGCCTACGCCAGTGTGTTGCCGAAACTTCGCGATCGCCAGCAGCTTGCTGCACTGATTCGCAGTGGTGAGCTGGAAGTGCAGGGCGATATTCAGGTGGTGCAAAACTTTGTTGCGCTGGCAGATCTGGCGGAGTTCGACCCTGCTGAACTGCTGGCACCTTATACGGGTGATATCGCCGCCGAAGGCATCAGCAAAGCCCTGCGTGGTGGCGCGAAGTTCCTGCATCACGGTATTAAACGCCAGCAACGCTACGTGGCTGAAGCCATTACTGAAGAGTGGCGTATGGCACCTGGTCCGCTTGAAGTGGCCTGGTTTGCGGAAGAGACATCCGCCGTTGAACGTGCTGTCGATGCGCTAACCAAACGGCTGGAAAAACTGGAGGCAGTTTAA
- the udp gene encoding uridine phosphorylase, whose product MSKSDVFHLGLTKNDLQGATLAIVPGDPDRVEKIAALMDKPVKLASHREFTTWRAELDGKPVIVCSTGIGGPSTSIAVEELAQLGIRTFLRIGTTGAIQPHINVGDVLVTTASVRLDGASLHFAPLEFPAVADFECTTALVEAAKSIGATTHVGVTASSDTFYPGQERYDTYSGRVVRHFKGSMEEWQAMGVMNYEMESATLLTMCASQGLRAGMVAGVIVNRTQQEIPNAETMKQTESHAVKIVVEAARRLL is encoded by the coding sequence ATGTCCAAGTCTGATGTTTTTCATCTCGGCCTCACTAAAAACGATTTACAAGGGGCTACGCTTGCCATCGTCCCTGGCGACCCGGATCGTGTGGAAAAGATCGCCGCGCTGATGGATAAGCCGGTTAAGCTGGCATCTCACCGCGAATTCACCACCTGGCGTGCAGAGCTGGATGGTAAACCTGTTATTGTCTGCTCTACCGGTATCGGCGGCCCGTCTACTTCTATTGCCGTTGAAGAACTGGCACAGCTGGGCATTCGCACCTTCCTGCGTATCGGTACAACTGGCGCTATTCAGCCGCATATTAATGTTGGTGATGTACTGGTTACCACGGCGTCTGTTCGTCTGGATGGCGCGAGCCTGCACTTCGCACCGCTGGAGTTCCCGGCTGTCGCTGATTTCGAATGTACGACTGCGCTGGTTGAAGCAGCGAAATCCATTGGCGCGACGACTCACGTTGGCGTGACTGCTTCTTCTGATACCTTCTATCCAGGTCAGGAACGTTACGATACTTACTCTGGTCGCGTAGTCCGTCACTTTAAAGGTTCTATGGAAGAGTGGCAGGCGATGGGCGTGATGAACTATGAAATGGAATCTGCGACTCTGCTGACCATGTGTGCAAGCCAGGGCCTGCGTGCTGGTATGGTGGCGGGCGTTATCGTTAACCGTACCCAGCAAGAGATCCCGAATGCTGAGACGATGAAACAAACTGAAAGCCATGCGGTGAAAATCGTGGTGGAAGCGGCGCGCCGTCTGTTGTAA
- the rmuC gene encoding DNA recombination protein RmuC, translating into MDFSIIVYAIIALVSVAIGWLFASYQHAQQKAEQLAEREEMVAELSAAKQQITQSEHWRAECELLNNEVRSLQSINTSLEADLREVTTRMEAAQQHADDKIRQMINSEQRLSEQFENLANRIFEHSNRRVDEQNRQSLNSLLSPLREQLDGFRRQVQDSFGKEAQERHTLTHEIRNLQQLNAQMAQEAINLTRALKGDNKTQGNWGEVVLTRVLEASGLREGYEYETQVSIENDARSRMQPDVIVRLPQGKDVVIDAKMTLVAYERYFNAEDDYTRESALQEHIASVRNHIRLLGRKDYQQLPGLRTLDYVLMFIPVEPAFLLALDRQPELITEALKNNIMLVSPTTLLVALRTIANLWRYEHQSRNAQQIADRASKLYDKMRLFVDDMSAIGQSLDKAQDNYRQAMKKLSSGRGNVLAQAEAFRGLGVEIKREINPDLAEQAVSQDEEYRLRSVPGQPNDEAYQRDDEYNQQSR; encoded by the coding sequence GTGGATTTCTCAATCATTGTTTATGCCATTATTGCGCTGGTCAGTGTGGCCATCGGCTGGCTGTTTGCCAGTTATCAGCACGCGCAGCAAAAAGCCGAGCAATTAGCTGAACGTGAAGAGATGGTCGCGGAGTTAAGCGCGGCAAAACAACAAATTACCCAAAGCGAGCACTGGCGCGCAGAGTGTGAATTGCTCAATAACGAAGTGCGCAGCCTGCAAAGTATTAACACCTCTCTGGAGGCTGATCTGCGTGAAGTGACCACGCGGATGGAGGCCGCACAGCAACACGCTGACGATAAAATTCGCCAGATGATTAACAGCGAGCAGCGTTTGAGCGAGCAATTTGAAAACCTCGCCAACCGTATTTTTGAGCACAGCAATCGCCGGGTTGATGAGCAAAACCGTCAGAGCCTGAACAGCCTGTTGTCGCCGCTGCGTGAACAACTGGACGGTTTTCGCCGTCAGGTTCAGGACAGCTTCGGTAAAGAAGCACAAGAACGCCATACCCTGACCCACGAAATTCGCAATCTCCAGCAGCTCAACGCGCAAATGGCCCAGGAGGCAATCAACCTGACGCGTGCGCTGAAAGGTGACAATAAAACCCAGGGCAACTGGGGCGAAGTGGTATTGACGCGCGTGCTGGAGGCTTCCGGTCTGCGCGAAGGGTATGAATATGAAACCCAGGTCAGCATCGAAAATGACGCCCGCTCGCGGATGCAGCCGGATGTCATCGTGCGGCTACCGCAGGGGAAAGATGTGGTGATCGACGCCAAAATGACGCTGGTCGCCTATGAACGCTACTTCAATGCAGAAGACGACTACACTCGCGAAAGCGCATTGCAGGAACATATCGCGTCGGTGCGTAACCATATCCGCTTGCTGGGGCGTAAAGATTATCAACAGCTACCAGGGCTAAGAACGCTGGATTACGTGCTGATGTTTATCCCCGTCGAACCTGCGTTTTTACTGGCGCTTGATCGCCAGCCGGAGCTGATAACAGAAGCGTTGAAAAACAATATCATGCTGGTTAGCCCGACCACGCTGCTGGTGGCGTTGCGTACTATCGCCAACCTGTGGCGTTATGAGCATCAAAGTCGCAACGCCCAGCAAATCGCCGATCGCGCCAGCAAGCTGTACGACAAGATGCGTTTGTTTGTCGATGATATGTCAGCGATCGGTCAAAGTCTGGACAAAGCGCAGGATAACTATCGTCAGGCAATGAAAAAACTCTCTTCAGGTCGCGGAAATGTGCTGGCGCAGGCAGAAGCGTTTCGCGGTTTAGGGGTAGAAATTAAACGCGAGATTAATCCGGATTTGGCTGAACAGGCGGTGAGTCAGGATGAAGAGTATCGACTGCGGTCGGTTCCGGGGCAGCCGAATGATGAAGCTTATCAACGCGATGATGAATATAATCAGCAGTCGCGCTAG
- the tatC gene encoding Sec-independent protein translocase subunit TatC encodes MSVEDTQPLITHLIELRKRLLNCIIAVIVIFLCLVYFANDIYHLVSAPLIKQLPQGSTMIATDVASPFFTPIKLTFMVSLILSAPVILYQVWAFIAPALYKHERRLVVPLLVSSSLLFYIGMAFAYFVVFPLAFGFLANTAPEGVQVSTDIASYLSFVMALFMAFGVSFEVPVAIVLLCWMGITSPEDLRKKRPYVLVGAFVVGMLLTPPDVFSQTLLAIPMYCLFEIGVFFSRFYVGKGRNREEENDAESEKTEE; translated from the coding sequence ATGTCTGTAGAAGATACTCAACCGCTTATCACGCATCTGATTGAGCTGCGTAAGCGTCTGCTGAACTGCATTATCGCGGTGATCGTGATATTTCTGTGCCTGGTCTATTTCGCCAATGATATCTATCACCTGGTATCCGCGCCGTTGATCAAGCAATTGCCGCAAGGTTCAACGATGATCGCCACCGATGTGGCCTCGCCGTTCTTTACGCCGATCAAGCTGACTTTTATGGTGTCGCTGATTCTGTCAGCGCCGGTGATTCTCTATCAGGTGTGGGCGTTTATCGCCCCGGCGTTGTATAAGCACGAACGTCGCCTGGTGGTGCCCCTGCTGGTTTCCAGCTCTCTGCTGTTTTATATCGGTATGGCGTTCGCCTACTTTGTGGTCTTTCCGCTGGCATTTGGCTTCCTTGCCAATACCGCGCCGGAAGGGGTACAGGTATCCACCGACATCGCCAGTTATTTAAGCTTCGTTATGGCGTTGTTTATGGCGTTTGGTGTCTCCTTTGAAGTGCCTGTGGCAATAGTGCTGCTGTGCTGGATGGGGATCACCTCGCCAGAAGACTTACGCAAAAAACGCCCGTATGTGCTGGTTGGCGCATTCGTCGTCGGGATGCTGCTGACGCCGCCGGATGTCTTCTCGCAAACGCTGTTGGCGATTCCGATGTACTGCCTGTTTGAAATCGGTGTCTTCTTCTCACGCTTTTATGTTGGTAAAGGCCGAAACCGGGA
- the ubiE gene encoding bifunctional demethylmenaquinone methyltransferase/2-methoxy-6-polyprenyl-1,4-benzoquinol methylase UbiE: MVDKSQETTHFGFQTVAKEQKADMVAHVFHSVASKYDVMNDLMSFGIHRLWKRFTIDCSGVRRGQTVLDLAGGTGDLTAKFSRLVGETGKVVLADINESMLKMGREKLRNIGVIGNVEYVQANAEALPFPDNTFDCITISFGLRNVTDKDKALRSMYRVLKPGGRLLVLEFSKPIIEPLSKAYDAYSFHVLPRIGSLVANDADSYRYLAESIRMHPDQDTLKAMMQDAGFESVDYYNLTAGVVALHRGYKF, encoded by the coding sequence ATGGTGGATAAGTCACAAGAAACGACGCACTTTGGTTTTCAGACCGTCGCGAAAGAGCAAAAAGCGGATATGGTCGCCCACGTTTTCCATTCCGTGGCATCGAAATACGATGTCATGAATGATTTGATGTCATTTGGTATTCATCGTTTGTGGAAGCGATTCACGATCGATTGCAGCGGCGTACGCCGTGGGCAAACTGTGCTGGATCTGGCTGGCGGCACCGGCGACCTGACAGCGAAATTCTCCCGCCTGGTCGGTGAAACTGGCAAGGTAGTCCTCGCCGATATCAATGAATCCATGCTCAAAATGGGGCGCGAGAAACTGCGTAATATCGGCGTGATTGGCAACGTTGAGTATGTTCAGGCGAACGCCGAGGCGCTGCCGTTCCCGGATAACACCTTTGATTGCATCACCATTTCGTTTGGTCTGCGTAACGTCACCGATAAAGATAAAGCACTGCGTTCAATGTATCGCGTGCTGAAACCCGGCGGCCGCCTGCTGGTGCTTGAGTTCTCGAAACCGATTATCGAACCATTAAGCAAAGCTTATGACGCTTACTCCTTCCATGTTCTGCCGCGTATTGGCTCGCTAGTCGCGAATGACGCCGACAGCTACCGTTATCTGGCTGAATCCATCCGTATGCATCCCGATCAGGATACCCTGAAAGCCATGATGCAAGATGCCGGATTCGAAAGTGTCGACTACTACAATCTGACGGCAGGGGTTGTGGCGCTGCATCGTGGTTATAAGTTCTGA
- the ubiB gene encoding ubiquinone biosynthesis regulatory protein kinase UbiB, which produces MTPGEVRRLYFIIRTFLSYGLDELIPKMRITLPLRLWRYSLFWMPNRHKDKPLGERLRLALQELGPVWIKFGQMLSTRRDLFPPHIADQLALLQDKVAPFDGELAKAQIEAAMGGLPVEAWFDDFDIKPLASASVAQVHTARLKSNGKEVVIKVIRPDILPVIKADLKLIYRLARWVPRLLPDGRRLRPTEVVREYEKTLIDELNLLRESANAIQLRRNFENSPMLYIPEVYPDYCSEGMMVMERIYGIPVSDVAALEKNGTNMKLLAERGVQVFFTQVFRDSFFHADMHPGNIFVSYEHPENPKYIGIDCGIVGSLNKEDKRYLAENFIAFFNRDYRKVAELHVDSGWVPPDTNVEEFEFAIRTVCEPIFEKPLAEISFGHVLLNLFNTARRFNMEVQPQLVLLQKTLLYIEGVGRQLYPQLDLWKTAKPFLESWIKDQVGIPALVRAFKEKAPFWVEKMPELPELVYDSLRQGKYLQHSVDKIARELQSNHVRQGQSRYFLGIGATLVLSGTFLLVNRPEWGLMPGWLMAGGLIAWFVGWRKTR; this is translated from the coding sequence ATGACGCCAGGTGAAGTACGGCGCCTGTATTTCATCATTCGCACTTTTTTAAGTTACGGACTTGATGAACTGATCCCTAAAATGCGTATCACTTTGCCGTTGCGGTTATGGCGATACTCGTTATTCTGGATGCCGAATCGGCATAAAGACAAACCATTAGGTGAACGACTGCGACTGGCGCTGCAAGAACTGGGTCCGGTATGGATCAAGTTTGGACAGATGCTATCGACCCGCCGTGACCTTTTTCCGCCGCATATTGCTGACCAACTGGCGCTCTTGCAGGATAAAGTCGCGCCTTTTGACGGCGAACTGGCGAAAGCACAAATTGAAGCGGCTATGGGCGGTCTGCCGGTGGAAGCGTGGTTTGATGATTTTGACATTAAGCCGCTGGCATCGGCTTCCGTTGCACAGGTACATACTGCGCGGCTGAAATCGAATGGCAAAGAGGTGGTGATTAAAGTCATTCGCCCGGATATTTTGCCGGTCATAAAAGCGGATCTGAAACTCATCTATCGTCTGGCGCGTTGGGTGCCGCGTTTACTGCCGGATGGTCGCCGTCTGCGTCCAACCGAAGTGGTACGCGAGTACGAAAAGACGTTGATTGATGAACTGAATTTGCTGCGGGAATCTGCCAACGCCATTCAGCTTCGGCGTAATTTCGAAAATAGCCCAATGCTCTACATCCCGGAGGTTTACCCTGACTATTGCAGTGAAGGGATGATGGTGATGGAGCGCATTTACGGCATTCCGGTGTCTGATGTTGCGGCGCTGGAGAAAAACGGCACCAACATGAAATTGCTGGCAGAACGCGGCGTGCAGGTGTTCTTCACTCAGGTCTTTCGCGACAGCTTTTTCCATGCCGATATGCACCCTGGCAATATCTTCGTAAGCTATGAACACCCGGAAAACCCGAAATATATCGGCATTGATTGCGGGATTGTTGGCTCGCTAAACAAAGAAGATAAACGCTATCTGGCAGAAAACTTTATCGCCTTCTTTAACCGCGATTATCGCAAAGTGGCAGAGCTGCACGTTGATTCTGGCTGGGTGCCGCCAGATACCAACGTTGAAGAGTTCGAATTTGCTATTCGTACTGTCTGTGAACCAATCTTTGAGAAACCCCTGGCCGAAATTTCGTTTGGACATGTGCTGTTAAATCTGTTTAATACGGCGCGTCGCTTCAATATGGAAGTACAGCCGCAACTGGTGTTACTCCAGAAAACCTTGCTCTACATCGAAGGGGTAGGACGCCAGCTTTATCCGCAGCTCGATTTATGGAAAACGGCGAAGCCTTTCCTGGAGTCGTGGATTAAAGATCAGGTCGGTATTCCTGCGCTGGTGAGAGCATTTAAAGAAAAAGCGCCGTTCTGGGTCGAAAAAATGCCAGAACTGCCTGAACTGGTTTACGACAGTTTGCGCCAGGGCAAGTATTTACAGCACAGTGTTGATAAGATTGCCCGCGAGCTTCAGTCAAATCATGTACGTCAGGGACAATCGCGTTATTTTCTTGGAATTGGCGCGACGTTAGTATTAAGCGGCACATTCTTGTTGGTCAACCGACCTGAATGGGGGCTGATGCCCGGCTGGTTAATGGCAGGTGGTTTGATCGCCTGGTTTGTCGGTTGGCGCAAAACACGCTGA
- the tatA gene encoding Sec-independent protein translocase subunit TatA, with amino-acid sequence MGGISIWQLLIIAVIVVLLFGTKKLGSIGSDLGASIKGFKKAMSDDEPKQDKTSQDADFTAKTIADKQADTNQEQAKTEDAKRHDKEQV; translated from the coding sequence ATGGGTGGTATCAGTATTTGGCAGTTATTGATTATTGCCGTCATCGTTGTACTGCTTTTTGGCACCAAAAAGCTCGGCTCCATCGGTTCCGATCTTGGTGCGTCGATCAAAGGCTTTAAAAAAGCAATGAGCGATGATGAACCAAAGCAGGATAAAACCAGTCAGGATGCTGATTTTACTGCGAAAACTATCGCCGATAAGCAGGCGGATACGAATCAGGAACAGGCTAAAACAGAAGACGCAAAGCGCCACGATAAAGAGCAGGTGTAA
- the tatB gene encoding Sec-independent protein translocase protein TatB produces MFDIGFSELLLVFIIGLVVLGPQRLPVAVKTVAGWIRALRSLATTVQNELTQELKLQEFQDSLKKVEKASLTNLTPELKASMDELRQAAESMKRSYVANDPEKASDEAHTIHNPVVKDNEAAHEGVTPASAQTQASSPEQKPETTPEPVVKPAADAEPKTAAPSPSSSDKP; encoded by the coding sequence GTGTTTGATATCGGTTTTAGCGAACTGCTATTGGTGTTCATCATCGGCCTCGTCGTTCTGGGGCCGCAACGACTGCCTGTGGCGGTAAAAACGGTAGCGGGCTGGATTCGCGCGTTGCGTTCACTGGCGACAACGGTGCAGAACGAACTGACTCAGGAGTTAAAACTCCAGGAGTTTCAGGACAGCCTGAAAAAGGTTGAAAAGGCAAGCCTGACCAACCTGACGCCTGAACTGAAAGCGTCAATGGATGAACTGCGCCAGGCTGCGGAATCGATGAAGCGTTCCTATGTTGCAAACGATCCTGAAAAGGCGAGCGATGAAGCGCACACCATCCATAACCCGGTGGTGAAAGATAATGAAGCTGCGCATGAGGGAGTAACCCCTGCCTCTGCACAAACGCAGGCCAGTTCGCCGGAACAGAAGCCAGAAACCACGCCAGAGCCGGTGGTAAAACCTGCTGCGGACGCTGAACCAAAAACCGCTGCACCTTCCCCTTCGTCGAGTGATAAACCGTAA